The Methanobacterium sp. BAmetb5 genome includes a region encoding these proteins:
- a CDS encoding helix-turn-helix transcriptional regulator yields the protein MTGCQIQGEDRPNESQKKRIKELMGSLPDDDHYEKYSGKLKALSDATRLKILYLLSDGELCVCEIMYALDKPQSSISHHLNILKNLGFIKGRKEGVWIHYSLKNPEITDTVEKLIELI from the coding sequence ATGACAGGTTGCCAGATTCAGGGCGAAGATAGGCCTAATGAAAGTCAAAAGAAAAGAATTAAAGAACTTATGGGGTCATTACCTGATGATGATCACTATGAAAAATATTCAGGGAAACTTAAAGCCCTATCGGATGCAACACGGCTCAAAATACTGTATTTACTTTCGGACGGAGAATTATGTGTCTGTGAAATAATGTACGCTCTTGATAAGCCCCAGTCAAGCATATCGCATCACTTGAATATTCTAAAAAACTTGGGTTTTATTAAAGGGCGTAAAGAAGGGGTATGGATTCATTACAGTCTTAAAAACCCTGAAATTACAGATACTGTTGAAAAATTAATAGAACTAATTTAA